The following are encoded in a window of Campylobacterota bacterium genomic DNA:
- a CDS encoding peroxiredoxin: MIKIGTKAPDFTCEAAVENQIKTVSLQDFHNKHKLLFFYPLDFTFVCPTELHALNDNLDEFKKRGIQLLGASVDSVYSHLSWLRTPKSMGGIQGIAYPLLSDLTKNIAREYGVLNEEQGVALRGVFLIDKNNIIQHASINNLPLGRNVDEILRTCDALLHFEQNGQVCPANWTPGKPAMQATEQGVREYFKESV, translated from the coding sequence ATGATCAAAATTGGAACAAAAGCCCCTGATTTTACATGCGAAGCAGCCGTCGAAAACCAAATTAAAACCGTCAGCCTTCAAGACTTTCACAACAAACATAAACTCCTTTTTTTCTATCCACTCGACTTCACATTTGTCTGCCCAACCGAACTGCACGCGCTCAACGACAACCTAGATGAGTTCAAAAAGCGTGGCATTCAACTCCTTGGAGCATCCGTTGATTCAGTTTACTCTCATCTTTCTTGGCTACGCACACCAAAAAGTATGGGTGGTATTCAGGGCATTGCATACCCACTCCTTTCAGACCTGACAAAAAATATTGCACGTGAATATGGCGTACTCAACGAAGAACAAGGCGTTGCCCTGCGCGGTGTATTTTTGATAGATAAAAATAACATCATCCAGCATGCCTCTATCAACAACTTGCCACTTGGCAGAAATGTTGATGAAATTCTGCGTACCTGTGATGCACTCCTACACTTTGAACAAAATGGACAAGTGTGCCCAGCAAACTGGACCCCTGGCAAACCTGCAATGCAAGCAACTGAACAAGGTGTTCGCGAGTACTTCAAAGAAAGCGTTTAA